One Dokdonia sp. Dokd-P16 genomic window carries:
- the rpsK gene encoding 30S ribosomal protein S11 has product MAKQTAKKRKVVIESVGEAHITASFNNIIVSLTNKKGDVISWSSAGKMGFRGSKKNTPYAAQTAAEDCSKVAHEAGLRKVKVYVKGPGNGRESAIRAVHNSGIEVTEIIDITPMPHNGCRPPKRRRV; this is encoded by the coding sequence ATGGCAAAGCAAACTGCAAAAAAACGTAAGGTTGTTATAGAATCAGTTGGGGAAGCCCATATAACTGCTTCATTTAATAACATCATAGTTTCGTTAACAAACAAGAAAGGAGATGTTATCTCTTGGTCATCTGCCGGTAAAATGGGTTTCAGAGGTTCTAAAAAGAATACTCCGTATGCTGCTCAGACTGCTGCAGAAGATTGTTCTAAGGTTGCTCACGAAGCTGGCCTTCGTAAAGTGAAAGTGTATGTTAAAGGCCCAGGTAACGGACGTGAGTCTGCTATACGTGCTGTACACAACAGTGGAATTGAAGTGACTGAGATTATTGATATCACTCCAATGCCGCACAACGGTTGTCGTCCTCCTAAGAGACGTCGCGTTTAA